One region of Phragmites australis chromosome 18, lpPhrAust1.1, whole genome shotgun sequence genomic DNA includes:
- the LOC133899537 gene encoding uncharacterized protein LOC133899537: MAAAVCCHHRRWPLLLQLGLVLAFLVAAEAWTGEIRGRVVCDVCGDAAIGPEDHALEGAEVAVLCIMKSGEVINYQAFTNSMGMYTVAETMPESDQWESCLARPISSFHQHCTRRGDAHSGVKFTYNKPPGNAHTVKTFLYKPVNAPLYCS, encoded by the exons ATGGCCGCTGCGGTGTGCTGTCACCATCGCCGGTGGCCGCTCCTCCTTCAGCTGGGCCTCGTCCTAGCCTTCCTGGTGGCGGCCGAGGCGTGGACGGGGGAGATCCGCGGCCGCGTCGTCTGCGATGTCTGCGGGGACGCTGCCATCGGCCCCGAGGATCACGCCCTCGAAG GTGCCGAGGTAGCTGTTCTCTGCATCATGAAATCTGGCGAGGTTATCAACTACCAGGCCTTCACAAACTCCATGGGCATGTACACCGTTGCAGAGACGATGCCAGAGAGCGACCAGTGGGAGTCGTGCTTGGCTAGGCCCATCAGTAGCTTCCACCAGCACTGCACTAGGAGGGGTGACGCTCACTCGGGGGTGAAGTTCACGTACAACAAACCGCCAGGGAATGCGCACACCGTCAAGACTTTCCTCTACAAGCCTGTTAACGCCCCTCTGTACTGTAGTTAA
- the LOC133898569 gene encoding uncharacterized protein LOC133898569, translated as MDLEKFSCTLWLRWMWHDWASTTVSLDDGNKAKFWDDQWLNGVAPKLIAPSVFNLVRRKNNTIFQPENSGENGPFDAKIIFVALKIQETARDYTHAALHKIELLWEAQLAPHNRNKGIGLKQGEGNLPILLVALDYLRRELGIIHTDLKPENVLLVSTLNQAKDPARFEFTPILDRPVGNQYGGPVISFSEKMLKMRARRAVAKISQRRWTDQQLAGEIQTRQYRAPEVIVGSGYSYSADMWSFGCMAFELATGDLLFAPKNCQGCSEDEDHLALMMETLGKMPRKIASSGTRSKDYFDRHGDLKMIRRLKFWPWTVYLWKGTISLNLTPKALLTFFGQY; from the exons ATGGATCTTGAGAAGTTCAGCTGCACACTATGGCTGAGATGGATGTGGCATGATTGG GCTTCCACCACCGTTTCCCTCGATGATGGCAACAAGGCCAAATTTTGGGATGATCAATGGCTTAATGGCGTGGCCCCTAAATTGATCGCTCCTTCCGTGTTTAATTTGGTCAGGAGGAAAAATAACACA ATATTTCAGCCCGAAAATTCAGGAGAAAATGGTCCTTTTGATGCAAAGATT ATATTTGTGGCTCTCAAGATCCAGGAGACCGCGAGGGATTACACGCACGCAGCTCTCCACAAAATCGAGTTGTTATGGGAG GCACAACTTGCTCCGCACAACCGGAACAAGGGCATTGGGCTGAAGCAGGGTGAAGGAAATCTGCCGATCTTGCTGGTCGCCCTTGACTACCTGCGCAGAGAGCTTGGCATCATCCACACGGATTTGAAACCAGAGAATGTTCTTCTTGTGTCGACGCTCAACCAGGCAAAAGATCCGGCACGCTTCGAGTTCACACCGATCCTTGATAGGCCTGTGGGCAACCAGTATGGTGGGCCAGTGATTAGCTTCAGTGAGAAGATGCTCAAGATGAGAGCAAGGCGAGCTGTGGCAAAGATTTCCCAGAGGCGG TGGACCGATCAGCAGCTTGCTGGTGAAATACAGACAAGGCAGTACAGAGCTCCTGAGGTTATCGTCGGTTCCGGGTACTCGTATTCTGCTGACATGTGGTCATTTGGTTGCATGGCCTTTGAGCTTGCCACCGGTGACTTGTTGTTTGCTCCCAAGAATTGCCAGGGATGCAGTGAAGATGAG GACCACCTGGCTCTGATGATGGAAACTCTTGGAAAGATGCCTCGGAAG ATTGCTAGCTCAGGGACTCGTTCAAAGGATTACTTTGATCGGCATGGAGATTTAAAGATGATCAGAAGACTGAAGTTCTGGCCCTGGACCGTGTACTTGTGGAAAGGTACAATTTCACTGAATCTGACGCCCAAGGCTTTGCTGACTTTCTTCGGCCAATACTAG